The DNA sequence AGGAGACCGTCGAACTCGTTGCTCTGGACGGTGTTGTCTCGAAGAGAGTTTCCGTTGGCTAACTGGAGGACGATTCCGTCCTCGTTGTTCGATACCATGTTCTCGGTGACCGAGGTGTCGGTAGAACGGTCGATGAGGATTCCCTCGTTGTCGTTGCTCCAAACCCAATCGCCCTCCACCTCGACGACACTTGATTCGAGGACGACGATGCCCACATCGTTCATATCGGCGACGGTATCGCCGATGGTCACGTTTCCGACGTTCGACGCAAAGATACCTGAATCACCGTTTCTTCGGGCTGTGACGTTCCTGATGACCGAATCTTCCGAAAGTCGGATTCGAAGGCCGTCCTCCCCGTTGTTCCCGACCACGTCGTTGGTGAGTCGAACGTCGTTCGAATAGGTTTGTGCCACTCCGTACTCCTGATTGTCACTAACGGTACTGCTGTCGAGGTGCGTTCCGTCAGAGTACTCCAGTTCGACGCCGATTTCGTTTTCATTACTTTCGAGGTTAGAAATCGTCGTGTTCGTCGAGTTCTGGACGAACAGCCCGGTCTCGTTGCTACCGGAGACCGTCGTTCCGACGATGCGAGTCCCCCCGTCCGATTCGAGGTGGATGCCGTCGGTCTCGCTCCCGGAAACGGACACGTTTCGAATTTTCGTTCGAGCCGTCTCCAAGGTTCGAACGCCGATGTCCGTGTCGGATACTGAAACGCCATCGAGGGTGTTGGCGGTGGTTTGGTACAGTACGATGCCCTCGCCCCAATTCCGGACGCCGAGATCCTCGATACGGACGTTCGAGGTGTTGACGAAGACGCCGAACGAGTTCGGAATCGGGTGACGGACCGACGATGTCGTGACCCTCCCCACGTATCGTGACGTGGGTGGCGCGAACGTCTAGACAGTGGTCGGCATCGCTCTGTACGTCCGTCGTCAAAACGTACTCGCCGGATTCGTCGATGACGGTGCACGACGAGATAGAGTGTGTACTCGTCGGTTGATTCGGTGAGGTTGCGGTCACAGCGGTGACTGCCGCCTGCCCGGCGACTACCAAACAGATGAGGAAAACGAGCGTGCCCAGTCGATTCATCGTCCGGTTCACGCTCCGGACGGGAATGAATGACCCCAACGGTTCAGCGATTCAGTCGTGAACTATCGTCGTTTGTGTCGCCCAGCTGAATAGTAGGGACGCGATACAGACGTGATATTCATCGTTACTCACCGCTGCTTGTCCACGTCTCGTTATTCGTCGTTCTCGAAGAACCGAGGGATGGGCGGTTTGATGTCCGCGTACGAACTCGTTTGGTGCTCTGCCCGATCGAAATGAAATCCACCCCCTTCGATGTTGTTCGCCTGCGTGAAATTATTTGATCCGGTGAGTTTGAACGAGTTCGTCGTGTTTCCGTACACGTCACAGCCGACGATCGTCCAGTGGTTCGAATCGCGGATGGACAGAATCGGCGGCCCGTTACAGCCGTGGATGATGGAACTCGTGACCGAGACGTGAGAGGAGTTCAAGCCGTACACACCGGCCTGCGTCGGTCCATCGATGATCGCGGAGATTTGGGCGTTTGTCACCGAATCTAGAGTGATTCCGTACTGTCCCCCCTCCGCATCGATGGTCGAGCGAATGAACGCGTTCGAGAAACCTTGGAGGCGCACGCCCGATTCCCGGAAGTTCCTGGTGAGTGAGACGATTTTTAGGTCGTTTCCACCAGCGGTCAAGTTGATGCCGTGATTACCGACGTTCGTTATCTCGGTGTTAATGATGGTCGCTTCCATCGGGATGATAGAGTTGATGCCATCCTCGACGACGTCGTCGATGATCGAGTTGATGGACAATGATCGGCCGCGACCCTTGGCCCGCGGTGAGTTATTCACGAGTTGGATACCGTGTCCCTTGCAGGCGATGATTGCCGCGGTTATCAGGATGTCGTCTATCGAGATAGTCGAATCCGCCTCTTCTTCGATGTGTAGCTTGAGACCGTTGGCGTGAATCGGACTGCTCAAAACGCCACCAGTGACCGATACCCGGCCGACCGAGCGATTTATCGCCCCGACGGCGATGCTGTCGTCGCCGGAGACGATTATCGGTCCCGTAATCGAAACACGGCTACAGTCGTAAGTGTGAATCCCGTCGAGTCCGCCCGCGTCCGACGGGTTCGCGATCCGATTCGTGTACGTCAGTATCGTCGGTTGAAGGAACTGCACCGAGTCCACGTCCGTGATTCGGAACATGAAGTTGGTGTTGTAGAGTCCGGTGACGGAGTTGGCCCGAAAGCTGGACCCCCCAGTGACGCGAACCTCGTCCTGTTTCATGCTGGGAAAATCCTGTTCAGGTCTGTTTCCATTGATGAAACCACCGGAAAGAGTCAAGCTCGCAGAATCAGACAACTCGAAGTCCAGCATGTGGTCGTTCGTTCGGGGCGCACGTTTCAGCGTGTGACCTTCGATGCTGATTTCCAGTTTGGATTCGATTCGAGCGGAAATCGCGCTCGTGAGCGTGATGTCGTCGGTAACGATGACCGTTCCCCCGCTGTGTACCGCGTCCTGTAGTTCGCTCTCGGTCGAAACCGTTCGCGTCCCGCCTAAGGACGTCGACTGGATCGTGCCGACCGAGAGTGATTCGAAGGTCGGCGACCGGCCGGACGACTGCAAGGGTCGCCACTTTTCACCATCACCGACGAATTCGTTTTCCGTATCCGTCGCGAGAAATTTTGCGCCGAGTTTAGGTGCATACGACCCTCGCATCTCTTCGTTGTCGCGTATCTCGACATCGCTGTCGAGCCGTTCGAAATTTTGATTGAGCGGAACGTGCCAGTCGGTTATCCCGGGTTCCGGCGTGTTGTACCGATGATTATCGGTCACAATTTACCCTGTCCGTATCCGTCTCGTCCGTATCCGAGTTCTCGCGACCCGATCATCGACCGAGACTCCAATTTCGCGGTATTCAAAAGTAGTCCAGTTGACGATGCCGCGATCAGACGACAAAACGTTCTGCGGTCAATAGCTTCCAACTGCGATGTTCGTGCCCTCATATCCCCCACCTAGAGACAGGGTTCGCTATCAACACGGAAAACAGTTGTTTCTATTTCACTTTCGGTGATGGACGGTATCCGCAGGTAAAAAACCGAATACGGTCGGTTCGGTCACGAAGCGTTCTCCGATTACCCCTTCGTTTCAACTGGAACGTTCGACAGTTTACCCCTGATCGACGTTCGATTCCGAACTCGTTTCCCCGTCGTCCAACTCGCGTAGTTCACGTTCCTCGTTGTACTCCGTCATGCCACCGGCATCGCCCGATATTTCGTTGTACACAGCCTCTCGTACCTCTTCTGGCGATTCGAAGCGCTCGTCCACGAGTCGGTCGAAGACGCTTCCGAGCGTTTCGGTCTCGTTCGGTAGGTCGAGCGGTTGGTCGCCGTATTCGGTCGCCAACTCCTCGCTCGTCGTCGGATACTTGTGTTCTCCGAGCATTCGACCCGCGTCGCCCAGCATGTCTTCGACGCGCTCGACCCGTTCGCGCTGTCGGTCCCGCGCACTGTCCTGTACACGTTCGGCGTCGTGGTCGTCGGGCATACGAAGCGGTACACGGCGACGTTTGAAATTCATATTGGCCATCGAAATCGGCCACCGTCAACCTACTTCTCCACTTCGAGCAAAGCAACTCGTTCGCAGACGAGGTCGGCGAGGTCGGCAGTCGTCGTCGCTACTTCCCGTTCCGAAATATCGAAAAATTCGAACACGGAGTCGCGGGTCGCGGTTCCGAGCGTCTCTACGGGAGTCACCAATTCGGAGACGGCATCCGCGGCGGGTCGTTCCCGCTCACCATCGACCACGACGACGACGCGTTGTTCACCCTCCGAGATACCCATCGCGAGCGCCTGATTGATCTGGCGACGGCCCGCCGCGTACAGGAGGATTTCGACCGATCGGTCGTGAGCGACGTTCTCGCCGCGTTCGAACGAGCGGTTCGCGTGGTCCACCGCGGATTGGAGATGTGCTCTTCCGGCGACGTAGTCTGCGTCGAAGGCCTGAACGGCACAGTCGAACTCGTCGCCAATCGACCCGAGGCGGGCGACGAAGTCGTTTACGTCCGTGATCGTCACCCGTCCTTCGACCAGTTTCATTCGAAATCACCGAGACTCTGCTGGCCGCTGTCGTTGGCCGCCCGAGTGCTCGCCACCGCGGTTTCCGTGTCGGGTTCGACGTCGTCCAGCGATGGGTCCTGTCGTCCGACGTTTTCGAGGATGCTTTCGGCCGTCTTCTTCCGGCCGCGGAGCGCACCGAGGACGACCGATTTGTCCGCCTCGCGGAGGTCAGCCCGCGACTCGATACCCGCTTCGTACAGCCGACGGGCGCGTTTTCGACCGACGTTTCGGACGCCAGCGAGGTCGAGCAGTTCCTCCTCGACACCGTACTCGACGCGTTTTCGCGCCTCCCTGACGGCGGTCGTCGTCGCG is a window from the Haladaptatus sp. R4 genome containing:
- a CDS encoding right-handed parallel beta-helix repeat-containing protein, encoding MGRVTTSSVRHPIPNSFGVFVNTSNVRIEDLGVRNWGEGIVLYQTTANTLDGVSVSDTDIGVRTLETARTKIRNVSVSGSETDGIHLESDGGTRIVGTTVSGSNETGLFVQNSTNTTISNLESNENEIGVELEYSDGTHLDSSTVSDNQEYGVAQTYSNDVRLTNDVVGNNGEDGLRIRLSEDSVIRNVTARRNGDSGIFASNVGNVTIGDTVADMNDVGIVVLESSVVEVEGDWVWSNDNEGILIDRSTDTSVTENMVSNNEDGIVLQLANGNSLRDNTVQSNEFDGLLLNRALNNTVVGTTATNNTDGIVGIEVENDIFARTTTTRNRESGLRLLRASHNVVRNSTSNDNGEAGFVLERSERTRLVNDVANSNDDGVLLDQAGKNHLVHVVVRNNTNGVKFRFSGPNRMFRTVLSGNQYGLVFLESGDNRVVNTVSRSNAENVRRIRSSGNHLVTECVRKKHPSGRFCEKQ
- a CDS encoding right-handed parallel beta-helix repeat-containing protein, producing MTDNHRYNTPEPGITDWHVPLNQNFERLDSDVEIRDNEEMRGSYAPKLGAKFLATDTENEFVGDGEKWRPLQSSGRSPTFESLSVGTIQSTSLGGTRTVSTESELQDAVHSGGTVIVTDDITLTSAISARIESKLEISIEGHTLKRAPRTNDHMLDFELSDSASLTLSGGFINGNRPEQDFPSMKQDEVRVTGGSSFRANSVTGLYNTNFMFRITDVDSVQFLQPTILTYTNRIANPSDAGGLDGIHTYDCSRVSITGPIIVSGDDSIAVGAINRSVGRVSVTGGVLSSPIHANGLKLHIEEEADSTISIDDILITAAIIACKGHGIQLVNNSPRAKGRGRSLSINSIIDDVVEDGINSIIPMEATIINTEITNVGNHGINLTAGGNDLKIVSLTRNFRESGVRLQGFSNAFIRSTIDAEGGQYGITLDSVTNAQISAIIDGPTQAGVYGLNSSHVSVTSSIIHGCNGPPILSIRDSNHWTIVGCDVYGNTTNSFKLTGSNNFTQANNIEGGGFHFDRAEHQTSSYADIKPPIPRFFENDE
- the cgi121 gene encoding KEOPS complex subunit Cgi121 codes for the protein MKLVEGRVTITDVNDFVARLGSIGDEFDCAVQAFDADYVAGRAHLQSAVDHANRSFERGENVAHDRSVEILLYAAGRRQINQALAMGISEGEQRVVVVVDGERERPAADAVSELVTPVETLGTATRDSVFEFFDISEREVATTTADLADLVCERVALLEVEK